The following nucleotide sequence is from Anaerobiospirillum thomasii.
CTTGCCCATGCCAATTTCCATGCTGGCGGCAAGTTCCTCAAGTACCTTATCAATAGAGGCCGCATCCCAGCTCTCAAGACCCTCAAGGGCTACAAGTGATCTCTCAAGCACTTCAATACTGCCCTCTTTAATCCATTTTTTAACGCCGGCAGCATCATACTCACTAAAGTCCTCATAATAGCAGCGGGCCTTTTGTGCCATCTCCTTTAGAGTCTGACATCTCTCGGCATAGGCCTTGACTACAAGCACAGGATCAGGACCATTGTCCTTGTTTAAACCCTCGCGCTCCATATGCCATAAAAGCTCTGCTGCCACCTGTTCTACAGGCAGTGTCTTTATATACTGGGCATTGATCCAGTTGAGCTTTTTGGTATTAAAGCTTGAGGCACTCTTGGTAATGGCCTCTGGGGTGAATAATTCAATCATCTGCTCACGGCTAAATAGCTCCTGATCGCCATGGGACCAGCCAAGACGTACCAGATAATTTAAAAGAGCCTCAGGCAGATAGCCATCTTCACGATACTGCATTACAGATACAGCGCCGTGACGCTTGGAGAGTTTGGTGCCATCGTCACCTAAAATCATGGCAAGATGACCAAAGACAGGAACAGCTGCGCCCATAGCCTTGTACAGATTAATCTGTCTTGGGGTATTGTTGACATGATCATCACCGCGGATAACGTGGGTAATACCCATATCAAAATCGTCTACTACCACACAGAAGTTATAGGTTGGGGTGCCATCTGATCTTTGAATGATAAAGTCATCAAGCTCGCTGTTTTGAAATTCAATATGACCCTTTACCATATCATCAAAGGCTACAGTGCCTGTATCTGGATTTCTAAAGCGCACTACATATGGCTCATCAGCACTATGCTGCGTCTCATCATGGCGGCAGTGACCGTCATAGCGTGGCTTTTTGCCCTCTTTCATCTGCTCTTCACGCATAGCCTCAAGACGCTCTTTTGAGCAGTAGCACTTATAGGCATGACCTTTGGCTATAAGCTCATCAATAACCTCTTTGTATCTGTCAAATCTTTTAGTCTGATAGTAAGGACCCTCGTCCCATGACAGATCGAGCCACTGCATGGACTCTAAAATGGCATCGATAGCAGGCTGTGTTGATCTTTCTCTGTCAGTGTCCTCAATACGTAATACAAACTGACCGCCGCAATGTCTTGCGTATAACCATGAAAATAAAGCAGTTCTCGCACCGCCCACATGCAGATAACCGGTAGGAGATGGAGCAAAACGGGTCTTAACCATGAATATATCTCTACTTTTGACTAAAAATAATTACGCTATTTTAACACTTATTTATATGCTTTTTAGAACTTATTGCGCATAAGCCACGTCATGGCTCCCCACACACATCTTTTTTACATCAAAGACAATTGTAAAAGCTCTCATACCTTGCAAAAAGACCTTTTTCTACAGCATCTTAGTGGCAAAAACAGCTTTTAACATTATTTTTTAAAGGATGGCAACATATGTTTTAGCTCACTGCTCTTTGTTATAAAATAGCCCTGTGCTTATGAGGATAAATACTATGCAATCTTATAATCTTTATAAAATCATGCTCTCAGGACGAGGCACCTTTTTATGTGCAGGCTTTGCCATTGCCGCCTGGGCCCCTATGATTCCCTATGTACAAAAGAGATTTGACCTTGATGAACAGGGTTTAGGCCTTATGCTTTTGTGCGTGGCTGGAGGTGGTCTTGCCTTTATGCCCCTTTGCTCATACCTTACAACACGCCTTGGCTGTAAAAAGGTGCTCTATGCCACCATAGCCATTTTATCACTCTGTCTTGGTGCCATTCCTCTTATCAACAATATCTATGTCATGGCTCTGCTGCTTATTATCTTTGGCGGGGCTAGTGTGGCAGCCGACGTGGTCTCAAATATCAATGCTGCTCTTTTAGAAAAGATTTTAGACAAACCTATAATGTCAGGCCTGCATGGTATGTACTCTGTAGGTGGCTTTTTAGGAGCCAGTGCCGTAACTGCCGTGCTTGGCTTTACCAAAGACAGTATGTATGGCGGTATCTTTGCTGCCTTTGCCCTTGCCATTATGCTCTTGACCCTGTGTCCTCACCTTTTAGGTCTTGAGGATAATAAACTTGCAAAGAATGATGAGAGCCGCGATGGGAAGACTCACAGAGGCTTTTATATACATCATATGGTCCTTATTATAGGCATACTGTGCTTTATTATGTTTTTAACCGAAGGTGCCATACTTGACTGGTCATCAGTGTATCTGCATCAGATGCGCAATGTGGCACTAGAAAACGCAGGCTATGGCTATGCATCCTTTGCCATTGCCATGACCCTGTTTAGATTAAGCGGCGATAAAATTGTAAGCTCTCTTGGCCGCCGCTTTACTATTGTCTCAGGATCCCTCTGTGTCTTTGCAGGATTTGCCACCACTGTTATCATGCCATCTGTTATAGGTGTTATGACAGGTTTCTTTTTAATTGGTGTAGGTGCCTCAAATATTGTGCCACAGCTTATATCCTATATTGCCAAAAGAAAGGAAATGCCTATGCATGTCTCTATTACCTATGTCAATGCGCTAGGCTATATAGGCATACTCTCAGGCCCTGCTCTTATTGGTTTTATTGCACAAAGAATTGGTCTTGAGATGACATTTTTATGTCTTGGTATCAATGTGCTTATTTTAGGCCTGGTAAGCTTTGTCATTTTAAGAACAGA
It contains:
- a CDS encoding MFS transporter; this encodes MQSYNLYKIMLSGRGTFLCAGFAIAAWAPMIPYVQKRFDLDEQGLGLMLLCVAGGGLAFMPLCSYLTTRLGCKKVLYATIAILSLCLGAIPLINNIYVMALLLIIFGGASVAADVVSNINAALLEKILDKPIMSGLHGMYSVGGFLGASAVTAVLGFTKDSMYGGIFAAFALAIMLLTLCPHLLGLEDNKLAKNDESRDGKTHRGFYIHHMVLIIGILCFIMFLTEGAILDWSSVYLHQMRNVALENAGYGYASFAIAMTLFRLSGDKIVSSLGRRFTIVSGSLCVFAGFATTVIMPSVIGVMTGFFLIGVGASNIVPQLISYIAKRKEMPMHVSITYVNALGYIGILSGPALIGFIAQRIGLEMTFLCLGINVLILGLVSFVILRTDKKKGS
- the gltX gene encoding glutamate--tRNA ligase, with product MVKTRFAPSPTGYLHVGGARTALFSWLYARHCGGQFVLRIEDTDRERSTQPAIDAILESMQWLDLSWDEGPYYQTKRFDRYKEVIDELIAKGHAYKCYCSKERLEAMREEQMKEGKKPRYDGHCRHDETQHSADEPYVVRFRNPDTGTVAFDDMVKGHIEFQNSELDDFIIQRSDGTPTYNFCVVVDDFDMGITHVIRGDDHVNNTPRQINLYKAMGAAVPVFGHLAMILGDDGTKLSKRHGAVSVMQYREDGYLPEALLNYLVRLGWSHGDQELFSREQMIELFTPEAITKSASSFNTKKLNWINAQYIKTLPVEQVAAELLWHMEREGLNKDNGPDPVLVVKAYAERCQTLKEMAQKARCYYEDFSEYDAAGVKKWIKEGSIEVLERSLVALEGLESWDAASIDKVLEELAASMEIGMGKVGQPLRLAMTGTPTSPGIGDTMLLVGRERTYARIKQAIEHFSK